The segment CTCTAATCCTAATATCTGGTAACCACTCCGCACCGCGTGTGAAGAGTTCCAGCTCTATCTTCGAAGCGTTTAGAATCTTCGACAACGTTTACCCGGTATATAGCTCAAAATACGAGGAAATAGTTGTAAAAGATATTGCCTTTCATTGCATTCCTCACGTACCTACTGAAGAAGAACTTCATGCCGCTTTTGCGAGCATCAGGCCAAGCTTAAAAGCTAAATACAACGTAATAGTTTCTCACACTGGCGTAACCGCGGATGTTCAATATAAAATGGGAGAATTCAATGAGTTGATGACCCCCTTTGCAACTCTTGCAGAAAAGAAGAACTTTGACTACATTGCCCTGGGGCATTATCACAAGTATCACACGCTTACAAAAAATGCTTGTTATTCTGGATCTACAGAGCGTTTCAGCTTCCGCGAAGCAGACGAGAAAAAAGGATTTATCGAAGCTGATCTTAGCAATGGAAGATTTAAATTTATTCCTATAACCGTTCGAGAGATGGCAATATTTAATCCTATAGATTGCCAAGGTTTGAATGTTAAAGACATAGAATCTGAGGTTGAGATTCAAACTAAAGGAAAAACAAAAGACAAAATCGTTCAAATCACGTTTGATAATATTCAACGACACCTATACGTTGAACTAAACTTTCAGCGGCTGAAAAAAATAACCGCAGACGCACTCTATGCCAAATGGGTAATAAACTGGGCTGCCGAAAAAGGAATGGGTGTAATTCCAACAGCTATAGGAACACTACCTGCAGAGTTTGAGAATTTTCTACACCTTCAAAAGTTCAAAGATTTAAACAAAGAAAAGCTTTTAAGAATGGGCCTGTCTTATCTATCCAGTGTACAAGAGCAAGAGGAAGCATAAATGTTCTTAAGGACCCTCAAACTAAGAAACTACAGGAAATTCAGAAATGAAATGATCGAATTCCCTGAAGGTGTAATTGGCATTATTGGTCCTAATGGCGTTGGGAAGTCTTCTATTTTAGAAGCTATAGGATGGGCACTCTACGGTAACGTGATGGCGCGAACAGAAAAACATGAGGTAAAAAGTCAGAATGCTACCGCGAACGAAGACTGCCGTGTTGAACTTGAGTTTGATATGACTGGACACTGTTATAAGGTTATAAGGGAACTCAAAGGGGGAAATGCTTTTTCCAACGCTCTGATTTATGCAAATGGAAACTGCGAGCCCGAAGCACAGAGAGATAGTGGTGTGAATGAATACCTTAAGAACCTTCTTGGGATGGACTATGTGACCTTCTTAAGGACAATCTATGCCAAGCAAAAAGACCTCGCTGCTCTTTCTCTGTTGCGCCCAGAAGAGAGGAAAAAAGTCATACGGCGGATGCTCAACATTGACCGTATTGACATTGCAATTACCCAGATAAGATCCGACAAAAGACAGAAAGAGGATTACATAAAAGGTATCGAAATAAGTCTTGAAGATGTTGAAGAGTTTAAAGCAAGGCGGAAGAAAATATTGAGTGAACAGGTGGAAATAAAAAAGAGTATCTCTGAACTGAATGCGACAGTTAGCTTGCTTTTAGAGGAAAGGGTAAAAATAAAGAAAGAAAAGAGTATTCAAGATCAAAAATATAAAACCTTCAATGAACTTGGCAAGCAAAAAGCACTGCTTCATGAAAAACAATCATCTTTGAAGAAACAACTTGAAGAATGCTTCAATGACAAAAAGGAACTAGAACAAAAGAACAAAGAGTTGAAGAACCTTAAGCCTAAAGAGCAAGAGTACACCAAAATAAAAGCCGAAAATAAAAAACAAGAAGAGCTGCGCCTTAAATATCAGGCCAAAGTGGAGCTAAAGGAAAATGTTTCTGAAAAGAGAGAAGACATAAAAGATAGGGAGAAAAAATTAAGTGCAATAATGGAGAAGCTGAAGGCCTTTGAAAATGTGGATAAGGAATTTAATAAAATAGAGAAAGACATGCGCTCCAGAGAGCAAAAGAGAAGAATTATTGAAAAAAGAGCTAAAAAAAATCATGGAGAGTCAGAAGTTTTAAAATCAAAAATCGAGGAGCTTTCCTTAAAGAAAAACGATATTTCCAAGCTTGGCCCAGGTAGCAAATGTCCCACCTGTTTCAGAGAATTGGGGAAGACCCACCCTGATATAATTCGGCACATTGAAAGCGAGAAAAAAGCTTATCGCAAGGAACTTGAAGTAATAAATCAGCAAAAATATGGGATCGACAAAAAACACAAAAACATTCTGGGAGAATTAGATGCGCTCGTGGGGAAAAAGAATAAAATAATCCAAAAGCTGAAGAAAAAATCAGAATTGGACCAATCGCTAAAGGAGCAACGAGATGAGCTGAAAAATGTTGAGTTAAATCTAAGTAAAAACGAAGAAAAGCTAAAAAAACTAAAGGAAATTAAGTTTGACAAGAAAATTTATGAACAACTAAGTAAGAGCTTTGAGAAGTTATCGAAGATTATGGAGAACGTTATTGCGTTAAGGAACGAGGTGCAGAGGATTCCCAAATTACTAGAAAAAACAAAATCACTAAAAATAGAAATTACTAAATCTGATAATGCCCTCAAAGTCAATAATCAAGAGCTTAAGGAATTGGGTTTCGACGGAGAAACGTATAATTATGTTAAAACTAAGTACGAAGAAGTCTCCGAAAGACTCAAAGGGCAGCAAATGAAACTTCAGGGGAAAAAACATCAAATGGAACTCTCCAAACAGGAGCTTGTAAGTGTCAATAAAGATATTAGGCGTCAAGAAAAATACAGGAAGGAAATAAAAAAGTCTGAAATCGATCTACAATATCTACAAAGGTTGGAAAGCCTTATAGAAGATTTTCGATTAGAATTGACTGGTAGAATTCGCCCACTACTTGAGTCCAAGGCTTCCTATCTCTTTAACGAAGTCACGGAGGGCAGATATCCTGCGATGGAACTTGACGAGAACTACGAGGTATCTATTCTTGACGGCAATCAGGCTTATCGGTTGAAGAGATTTTCAGGGGGAGAAGAGGACCTCGCTAACCTCTGTCTGAGGATCGCGATGTCTCAGGTCATTGCTGAACGCAGCGGCGGTGCAGAGATAAACTTCATCGCTTTAGACGAAATATTTGGCAGCCAGGACGAGAAGCGAAAGCAGAGCATCCTAAATTCCATTAATAGGCTTTCTTCTCAGTTTCGCCAGATATTTCTAATCACTCATATCGAAGACATTAAAGAGATGTTTTATCGGGTCTTAAGAATCGAAGAAAACCCAGTAACTAAAGAGAGCAGTATTATTATTGACCAGTTATGATAGGACAAGCACACACAAAGTAATACGGCCACCTACCGAAACGCATTGTTCAATATATTCCTTAAGCAGTCCCTCCTCTTGCTCTTCCATCCACCGCCATAAAAAACCCGCAGCGGTCGCAGCTTATGTCCTTCCGGTGGCAAAAGTCATGGAATATCTGATGAAGCCCCTGCTGCCTGCGGGCATTGTTCACTACTTTGGACAACCCCTCCGGCAGTACCCTGTTCGTCATAAACTTGACAACGCTGTCTGTAGAACACTTCCGGTGGCGCTTGTATGCCTCGTGCAACAGCGCTTCAAACCCTGAATCTTGATTTTTTCTGGCATACGTTAGAAGAAGCGGGAGGACGGCGTTTATAAAAATAACTGCCGCTCGCTCCCCCCCTATCAGTTTCGCCGGGGCCTTCAGCCTCTTGCCCCCAGGTGTCAGGTAGTATGACCAGAACTCGTCTTCTAGACCCGAAAAATAGGCTTCAATCTCTCTTGCAACCGTTGAGGCGGCGTTCGTCTTCTTACTCCTTGTCTCTTCAAGGATGGTAAGCAGGTCCTTAAAAATTCCTCCCTCAAGGCTCCCGGCCAACAGGTGGCTCATGGCGGCAATTCGTCTATGGGGCTGGTTTAACGGCCTGACACCTCCCCAGCGCCAGTCGCCATACCGCATCGGCTCCTTGTCCCACTTACACCTGATAACTTCATCCCAAAGGTGGGAAACTCTCTCGAGGTATTCTCTTGTCTCCCGGTCATAACCGTCTCCGGCCTTCCCCTGCCAGCCATATAAAACACCTCCCGCACCCAGGAGCATTGACTGTATCCAAACGTGCTTGTCTGACGGGTCTCGCTGAGTACCGCCTGTACCTGTCGGTATAAAACTCCTCAGGTCTTCAAGTGGCACTAATGCCGCAAGCTGCGAAAATTGCAACACGTTGCTCTTATACCCCATCGTCCTCATGAGGGCCTCATAAAGCACCTGTTCATACGTTTTTTCGTCCAGGTATTCCTCAAACCTTCTCGACTTGGAGAGTATCCGTTCGTCGCCCGCATGGTCCAGTATACGCTCAAGCGTCTCCGTGTGTATGCCTCCTTTTGCAAGGATGTCGCAGCAAGGGCCCGCAACGTATTTTGCAGTGTCGGGATATTCCGTGAGTCCATCCAGAAGCCCAGGGACGTCCTCCGGTGGTACAGTTATGTATTTGGACAGCGCCAGCTGCGGCAATTTTTTGTTTGTTACATCACTCACGTAGCCCTGGGAGATGTCGTTCCACATGACCACGTGAAGGCACACGTTTTTATATCCCTCTTGTTTGTGGTGGCCGTGGCGTTTCCAGTCGGTGGCGTTGATATGGACCTCGACGTCTCCCTTTATCCTCCCCACACCTTCCAGCAATATCTCGGCATCCAGGTGGTCGGGGCCGCCTTCTACGTTCCATCTCCCCGGTGAGATTACCTCAAGCCGCGCATTATCCTCCGTATACAATCTTGACGTGTCAAAATGCCCGCCAAACCACAGACAGCGCACCATCTCCTCGCTTATCCTCCTCGTCGCACCCCCGTAACCCCGGTCCCGGGGTTCACTGACGCCTGCCTTGCCCCGTACCAGAGTGGCGTAATTGTTGGAGAAACCTTGTGTTGGTTTGTATGCCATTAGTGTTTCATGCTATTTGCGGGGGCAGTCCCCTGTGGTTGCCCCAACAAACTAATGTTAAGGCGCGGGCCTTTTGGCGGGAAAGGGAAGTACTGGACGTTTCGGGGGTTATGGTTCCTGCCCGGCCGTGTCCGCAGGTTCATCGGAGGCGGTCTCTTCTAACGGTACCTCTACGGGCTCCTGCTCCCCGGGCGACCCCGGCAGCCTTTCTTCCGTAATGCGAGCCAGTGAGACCAGGCGGTCGTTCTTACCCAGAGACACAATCCTCACGCCCTGTGTGCTCCGGCCAATCGTGGAAATAGCCCCGGCACTGATGCGTACTACCTTGCCGCCGGCCGTCAGGAGCATAAGCTCGTCCCCGTCTCGCACCCTGGCAAGGGCCACAACTTTTCCGTTACGCTCGTTCGTCCTTATATTTAGCACACCCTGGCCCCCTCTGCCGCGGGCCGTGTACTCGCTGAAGGCCGTGCGCTTGCCGAAACCCCTCTCACATACCGTCAACAGGGTCGCCCCTTCTTCAACGACTACCAGCCCCTTTACCCTGTCATCTCCGATAAGGCGAATCCCCCTTACGCCTGCCGCGGCCCTGCCCATGGCCCTGACTCCCTTTTCGAGGAATCTTATCGCCTTGCCCTGCTCCGTCCCGATAATCAGCTCATCGTCACCACCGGTCAGGCGCACGCCGACAAGCCTGTCGCCCGGGTTCAGCCTGAGCGCAATGATGCCGCCCCGCTTCGGCCTGCTGAACTCGGTCAGCGGCGTCTTCTTTATGGTCCCCTTCTCTGTTACCATAACCAGGCGGCGGCCGTCGAACTCCCTGACGGGGAACATGGAGGTTATACTTTCCCCTCCCCTGATCCCCAGCAGGCTACCGATGGACCTGCCCCGGGCAAGACGGCCCATCTGAGGGATATCGTAGACCTTCTGCCAGTAGACCCGGCCGAGGTCCGTAAAGAACAGGAGATAATCGTGCGTGGACGCAATGAACAAATGCTCCACGAAGTCCCCCTCCTCCAAGTCACCGCCGATAACACCCTTTCCGCCCCTGCCCTGCCGCCTGTACGTCGTAAGCGGCATCCTCTTGACATAACCCTGATGTGTCAGGAGCACGGCCATGTCCGCTTCGGCAATGAGTTGTTCCTTTCTGAACTCCTCCACCTCTCCCCCTATATCGGTGCGCCGCGCGTCGCCGAACTTTTCCTTAATTTCCTGAATCTCCTCACGTATTATGTTCAGAACAAGTTCCTCTTTTGCCAGGATGTCTTTGTAGTGGCCTATGTCCTTGCGTAACTGGCCGTATTCTTCCTCCAGTTTGGCGTGTTCCAGGGAGGTCAGCCTCTGCAGCCGCATGTCCAGTATGGCGCCGGCCTGTATCTCTGAGAGCTTAAATTTTTCCATAAGTGCGGCCTTTGCATCGGCCGTGGTCGCCGCGGACTTAATGACGGCGATTACTTCATCGATATTCTTAAGCCCTATCCTCAGGCCTTCGACGACGTGGGCCCTTTCCTCGGCCTTCCTCAGTAGGAAGGCGATCCTTCGCCGGATTACCTCCATACGGTAGTCTCTGTAGTTCAGGAGAAAGTCCTTCAGGCTGAGGGTCTGCGGCTTGCCGTCCACCAGCGCGATCATTATTATGCTGAAGCTGTCTTGCAGTTGGGTGAGCTTGTAAAGCTGGTTAATGACGACGTCTTCTTCCTCGCCACGTTTCACTTCGATAACCAGGCGGCTGCCTTCCCTGTCGCTTTCGTTGCGGATGTCGGAGATACCCGTAATCTTGTCTTCCTTTACAAGATTGGCTATCTTCTCTATGATCTTCTCCCTGTTGAGCTGATACGGGATCTCTGTGACAACAATCTGCTTTTTCCCCCCTTTGATCTCCTCCATGTGGAGCCTCGCCCTGACGGTGATAGTCCCCCTGCCGGTCTTGTAGCCCCGTTCAAGCCCTCCCGTACCGCAGATAATACCTCCGGTTGGAAAATCGGGCCCCCTGATAATGGTTAGAAGCTCATCGATACTTACATCGGGGTCGTCGAGCACCTTCAGTATGCCGTTACATACCTCCCCCACGTTGTGAGGGGGGATGCTGGTCGCCATGCCGACGGCGATGCCGGTGCAGCCGTTGCACAAAAGGTTGGGGAACCTGGAGGGGAGCACGGTGGGTTCCAGTCTGGTCCCGTCGTAGTTCGGGACGTAGTCTACTGTACCCCTTTCCAGGTCCTCGAGTATCTCCATGCTTGCCGCCGTGAGTCGCGCCTCTGTATACCTCATGGCGGCCGGCGGGTCGCCGTCGATGGTACCGAAATTGCCCTGCCCCTTGATAAGAGGATACCTGAGGTTGAAGTCCTGGGCCATTCGCACAAGTGTCGGATAAACAACCTGCTCCCCGTGCGGGTGGTAGTTGCCGGTCGTGTCTCCCGCTATCTTGGCGCACTTTCTGAACTTCGACCTCGGGCCGAGACCGAGGTCGTTCATGGCCACCAGTATCCTCCTCTGCGAGGGTTTCAGCCCGTCCCTTGCGTCAGGCAATGCCCGGCTCACGATGACGCTCATCGCGTACGTCAGGTAGGAGACCTTCATCTCCTCCTCAATAAACAACTCTCTTATGTTCTCTCGCGCCTCTATCATACGTCCAGTTGTTTCACCTCCAGGGCGTGATGCTCAATGTATTCCCGTCTCCTCTGTACGTCCTTACCTACCAGTATGGTAAATATCTGGTCTGCCTTGTAGCCGTCCTCGATCGTAACCTTCAGCAGTGTCCTCGTCGTGGGGCTCATTGTCGTCTCCGCCAGCTCTTCGGCGTTCATTTCGCCCAAGCCCTTGTACCGTTGCACGTCAAGCCCTTTCCTGCCGAGCTCCCGCAGCCTGCGTAAAATCTCGCTTAGCGTGCAGGCGGGCACTTCCACGCCGTCGGATATAAGTTTGAACTTGGGCTCCTTCTCTTCCGCGCCACCCAAATAATCTTCCGGCGCGAACCCCTTGCTCTCCAGGTCTGCAATAAGTTTTTCCAGTTCCTTGCTCTCGTGAAAGACGGTAGCCTCCGGGATCCCGTTCTCCACCTCCCCTTCGGGTAAATCTTCCTTCTCTATTATCTCGATGTCCTTCTCCCGTCTCTGGAGCTCTTTAATGAAGTTGTTGTATTCTTCGTCGTGGTAGAAATACTTCTCCTCTCCGCTCAAGCTGACCATGTACAGCGGCAGGGAAGAGTCTTTCGGGTTTCTATGCTTGAGAAACCCGTCCAGGGTGAAACCCTTCTTCTCCATGAGACGGGCCTGTTCTTCCATCTTTACAAGCAGGCGGATGACCTCCCTGAGTTCCTGGCTGCCTATCTCTTCGCCGCCATCTTTGAGCATCTTTGTGCCGTCGGCACCAAGCTCCAGCAGGGCATCACCCAGTTCTTTATCATTGTAGAGGTACTCCCGCTTCTTCTTTCGCGTTATCTTGTACAGGGGAGGCTGAGCGATGTAGATGTTTCCCCTCTCAATAAGGTCTTTCATCTGCCTGAAAAAGAACGTGAGAAGTAAGGTGCGGATGTGCGCCCCGTCTACGTCCGCGTCTGTCATTATGATTATCTTTCCATAGCGCAGGTTTTCTGCTTTAAAGTCGTCCGTACCGATACCCGTACCCAGGGCGCTGATGAGGGTGCAAATTTCCTCGTTGGAGAGCATCTTATCTACCCTGGCCTTCTCCACGTTCAGGATGACACCTTTAAGCGGCAGTATGGCCTGAAATATCCTGTCCCTGCCCTGTTTGGCCGTCCCTCCGGCCGATATCCCCTCGACCAGGAAGAGCTCGCTACTGTCTATCTCTTTGGTGGAACAATCCGCAAGTTTACTGGGCAGGTTTGCGCCGCTTAAGGCGCCTTTTCGCCTGGAGAGGTCTCTGGCCTTCTTCGCCGCCTCCCTGGCACGGGCCGAGTCAATGGCCTTGTTTATGATGGCCTTGGCGCAGCCGGGGTTTTCCTCGCAGTAAGTGCCCAGGCGGTCATTCAGTATCGTCTCGACGATACCCTGTATCTCTCTGTTGCCCAGCTTGGTCTTTGTCTGTCCCTCAAACAAGGGGTCGGGGACCATCAGACTTACAATGGCCGTGAGACCCTCCAGGTAATCTTCTCCCGCCGGGGGCCTCCCCTCTTTGAGCAGGCCGAGGCTTTTTGCGGCGTTGTTGAGCGTCCTGGTCAGCGCACCCTTGAAACCGCTTAGGTGTGTTCCTCCCTCCAGCGTACATATATTATTAACGAAGGAAAAGATGTTCTCCGAGTAGCTGTCGTTGTACTGAAACGCGACCTCAACGATCACGTCTCCTTCCCTCTTCTCTATATGGACTATGTCTTCATGTATTGGCTCTTTGCCTGAATTCAGCTCCTCAATAAACGCCTTTATGCCGCCCTGGTATTTGAAGGACTCGCTTTTATCGGTCCGCTCGTCCGACACGTTTATTTCGAGGCCCCCGTTCAAAAAAGACAGTTCCTTCAGCCTTTTTACGATGATGTCGTACTTGAAGTCCATGTCCTCGAATATCTCCGGATCCGGTTTAAATACGATTTTTGTCCCCTGCCTCTTGGTCGTGCCTCTGTTCTCAAGCGGAGTGACGGGGTTTCCCCTTTCATATCGTTGAAAGTAGACCTGCCCGTCCCGTCGCACTTCAACCTCTAACCACTCGGTAAGCGCATTGACTACTGAAACACCTACCCCGTGAAGACCGCCGGAGACCTTGTAAGAGCCGTGCCCGAACTTCCCCCCCGCGTGGAGTGTGGTCATAACGACCTCTACCGCAGGCTTTTTCATCTCCACATGCTGGTCCACGGGGATGCCCCTGCCGTCGTCTACAATAGAGATGCTACCGTCGGCGCTGATCTTAACGTTTATGGCCTCGCAGAAACCGCCGACCGCTTCATCCACGCTGTTCATCACTACTTCTTCAACAAGGTGGTGGAGCCCTCTTGTGCTCACGTCGCCTATGTACATCGCCGGTCTCTTGCGGACGGCTTCTATCCCACCCAGTACCTTTATTGCCGTAGCGTCGTACTTCTCAATGTGCGTTGCTCTCTCTACCTGCACCATTCTCTCCTGCTCCCTCCTGCTAATCCTTTGCCAGCCGAAGCTTTATGTCCGCCAAACGTACCTTGTTAAGCTTCTCCTGCATTTCCACCCTCAGCTCCTCTTGGTTCATGCCCGTAAGCTCTTGGAGCAACGCCGACGAGTCAACTTCTACGTATAGACTCCCCCTTCGCAGACCCTTTATCCTTGTGTGGCAAGCCATCTCCTCTCCAATTGTTTTACTCCAGGCGGCTAGGAGTTCTTGTCGCTTGCCGTCCCCCAGCGGTTTAAGCTTTTTTACCACACTCATTAAGACCTCGGACATCACTTTCTCTTTTGCTTTTCCCACCTAAGCCTCCGACAACCTTATCGGCATCAGGACGTAGAGGTAATCCCTGCCCATCCTTAGTGTCGCCGCCGTGTTCGCATCTTTGAGGCCGATTTTTACCATCCCCTTGCCTATTGCCTTTAGGCCGTCCAGCAGGAAATCAGGGTTAAGGCCTATCTCCATCTCCTTGCCGCTATAATTCACGCTGATTCCGACCACTCCTTCACCAATGTCCGGCGTCTGGGCTGAGATAGAGAGGCTGTTCTTCTGCAACTTCATCTTTACGACACACCTCTCTTCCGTGGTAAGGAACGCTGCCCGGCGTACTGCCCCGGCAAGTTCTTCTGCATCCACTTCCAGCCTCTCAGCGTCTTCCTTTGGTATGGCCTCCTCATAATTGGGATACTGTCCCTCGATTAACTGGCTGTACACTATTGCATTTTCAGTTTTTGCTACCATATGTGTCTCTTCCAGCTTGATTTTTACCGGGGTTGTAGTTTGCGCGGCTATCCTTGGAAGCTGCTGTATCCCTTTCGCCGGCACGATACTGTTGCATGAAACCCCACCCTTGTTAGCAACCTTTTCTTTAACATACGCCATTCTTCTCCCGTCCGTAGCAACCATACTTGCTACGTCTCCCTTTATCCCAAGCAACACCCCGGTCATTGTATGTCTCAGACGCTCACTGGCACAGGCAAACACCGTTTTCCGGACCATGTCTTGTATCTTTTCTGGCTCTATCTCAAAGTAATTCCCCTCAGTAAAGGTGGGAATTGACGGAAACTCCTCTGGGTCGTACCCCAAAAGCTTGAAATTACACCCCTTTCCCGACAGACGACATGTTCTCTCCTTTACCTCCAGAGAAACTTCCCCTTCCGTCCACTCTTGGAAAAGCCCTATCAGTCTGCTGCCTGGGAGGACAACCTTACCTGGCTCCAAGATCTTTTCAGGCTCTATGAGATACCTTATCCCTACCTCCAAGTCTGTGCCCGAAAGCTCCAGTTTATCATTAATTGTCTCCAATTTTACCGCTTGAATAATCGGTTTTGTGGTTGAACTGCTTATTACATTACTTATTACCTTTAGTCCTTCGTGTAGTTTATTGCTGGAGCAGAGGATTTTCATTTTACTGGTCTCTTTTGTTAAGGTTATTTATATTATAATTTCTATATTACTTATTCTTAAGGACTGTAGGTTTGTGGATAAACCACTGTGTTTTTCCACAACACGCTACTGTCACATGACTTGTGGTACATCAAGATTGTTGACAAAATGTAAATAAACAGCCATATCTATATACGAAAAACCGCCACAGCCCCTAGAATCTCTCCAGAAGCAGCAAGAGGTCTTCACGCGACCGACTAAAAAGGGCAGGGTTATCCACAGGTTATCAACAGAGTGTGAATAGGTCATGAGGCTCCCGTATGGAGATCTTTCTCTATCCCATCTAAAAGTTGTGAAAAGTCTTTATCCACGGATTTCATGGTTTTAACCTTTTCCTCGGCATGAATCACGGTACTGTGGTCGCGACCCCCAATATATCCTCCTATTTCTTGAAGCGACAGCTGGGTATGTCTCCGGGCCAGAAACATGGCAACCTGTCTGGCCAGAGCGGTAGACCGCTTTCGACTTCTGGACTGAAGCTGCTGGAGAGAGATATCGAAGGAGGTTGCGACAGAGGCCATTATTTTTTCTATATTGACGGGGCTCAGGCCTTTCTTTGAAAATTCACTACTTATCTGGTGCGCTATCGCTTCCGGGGAGGCGGAAGGGTCAATGGCCGCGCAACGGGAAAACCTGATAATAGCACCTTCAAGCTCACGCACGTTATCCGTCACTCCTTCGGCAAGTATCCTTGCCGCCTCCGGCGGCACGCAGAGGTTCGAGAGAGAGGCCTTTTTCTCTATTATTGCGGTGCGGGTTTCAAAGTCGGGCGGCTCTATCCTTGCCAGCAGACCCCATTTAAATCTGGAAACCAGGCGCTCCTCAATCTCCGAGATGTCTTCAGGTGAACAGTCGCTTGAGAGGATAATCTGCTTTTGTGAGTTATATAAGGCGTTGAACGTGTGGAAGAACTCCTCTCTCGAGCGGGGAGAACGGGAGATAAAGTGAACGTCATCGATAACCAGCACATCCAGACCACGGTATGTATTGCGAAAACTCTCCCAGCGCTCAGTCTTTACGGTGGCGATAAAGTGGTTTACGAAACTTTCGCAGGGAAGATACAATATTCTTGAGCTGGGGTTTTTTTCAATGAGCGAGAGGCATATCGCGTGGAGGAGGTGGGTTTTACCCAGACCGACGCCTCCCTGCAGAAAAAGGGGGTTGTAGGCCTTACCGGGAGACTCGGCGACCGCGGCTGCGGCGGCATGGGCGAGCCTGTTGGAAGGGCCCACCACGAAATTTTCGAACAGATACTCCCTGTTAAGGTAACTGCTGGACTCTACAGAGGGGGGAGTCGACAGGTCGCTTTCTATGGTAAATTTTACGTCCCCTAGACCCCCTGACACAGACGACAGAACCTCCTCAATGAGCCCCCTGTAACTCTGAGAAAGCCACTCCTTGTGATACTGGCTGGGCACCCGGAGCTCTATCATGCTGTTGTCCCCCTCGCGGGCGACTGGTTTAATGTGGGCGAACCAGGTCTGAAACTGTTGAGGGGTTAGCCGCCCCTTCAGCTCTTCAAGGACCTTTGGCCACACTTCCCGCATCTCTTTGGTCATGATATTGCCTTTTTTGATATCAGACAGCTACGGAACGAAGTTGATGAACAACCGCTCCGAGCGTCTTAACCGCAAGTTTAACATCGGTTATGGTATTATCCCTTGCCAGGGAAAATCTAATGGAACTTAGGGTGTCTGAACGAGAGAGGCCCATGGCAAGGAGCACATGAGAGGCCTCCAGCGCCCCGGAGACACAGGGGTTGCCCGCGCCCACACAGACCCCCGCCATGTCCAGGTTAAGAAGAAGGGCCTCGGCCTCCATACCCTCAAACCCCAGGCACAGGTTCCCTGCAAGACGGAGCGTATCGTTTTTGGGGCCGTTTAGCCTCACGTTACACCCGAGAGACAAAATTCCCTCAAGAAGGCGGTCGCGTAAGGACGTAACGTGAGACAGATTGTCCTGCAGGTTATCCGTCGCCAGCTCAAGTGCCCTGGCCATGCCTGCGCAGGCTGCAAGGTTCATCGTGCCGGGCCTTAAAGCGGACGGTCCGGGTCCACTGTAAGTAGTGGGGGTCATACGGGTGCCGGAGCGGACATATAGTGCGCCGAGGCCTTTGGGCCCATGAAACTTGTGGGCCGAGAGGCTGAGCAAATCCACTCCCATGTCTGCCGGGTGTACAGGTATCTTTCCGGCGGCCTGTGCGGCGTCGGTATGGAACGCGATTCCGCGTGACCGCACTATGTCGGCAATATCCCGGACAGGCAGTATGGCGCCCGTTTCTCCCTC is part of the Candidatus Bathyanammoxibius amoris genome and harbors:
- the gyrA gene encoding DNA gyrase subunit A, which produces MIEARENIRELFIEEEMKVSYLTYAMSVIVSRALPDARDGLKPSQRRILVAMNDLGLGPRSKFRKCAKIAGDTTGNYHPHGEQVVYPTLVRMAQDFNLRYPLIKGQGNFGTIDGDPPAAMRYTEARLTAASMEILEDLERGTVDYVPNYDGTRLEPTVLPSRFPNLLCNGCTGIAVGMATSIPPHNVGEVCNGILKVLDDPDVSIDELLTIIRGPDFPTGGIICGTGGLERGYKTGRGTITVRARLHMEEIKGGKKQIVVTEIPYQLNREKIIEKIANLVKEDKITGISDIRNESDREGSRLVIEVKRGEEEDVVINQLYKLTQLQDSFSIIMIALVDGKPQTLSLKDFLLNYRDYRMEVIRRRIAFLLRKAEERAHVVEGLRIGLKNIDEVIAVIKSAATTADAKAALMEKFKLSEIQAGAILDMRLQRLTSLEHAKLEEEYGQLRKDIGHYKDILAKEELVLNIIREEIQEIKEKFGDARRTDIGGEVEEFRKEQLIAEADMAVLLTHQGYVKRMPLTTYRRQGRGGKGVIGGDLEEGDFVEHLFIASTHDYLLFFTDLGRVYWQKVYDIPQMGRLARGRSIGSLLGIRGGESITSMFPVREFDGRRLVMVTEKGTIKKTPLTEFSRPKRGGIIALRLNPGDRLVGVRLTGGDDELIIGTEQGKAIRFLEKGVRAMGRAAAGVRGIRLIGDDRVKGLVVVEEGATLLTVCERGFGKRTAFSEYTARGRGGQGVLNIRTNERNGKVVALARVRDGDELMLLTAGGKVVRISAGAISTIGRSTQGVRIVSLGKNDRLVSLARITEERLPGSPGEQEPVEVPLEETASDEPADTAGQEP
- the dnaN gene encoding DNA polymerase III subunit beta; the protein is MKILCSSNKLHEGLKVISNVISSSTTKPIIQAVKLETINDKLELSGTDLEVGIRYLIEPEKILEPGKVVLPGSRLIGLFQEWTEGEVSLEVKERTCRLSGKGCNFKLLGYDPEEFPSIPTFTEGNYFEIEPEKIQDMVRKTVFACASERLRHTMTGVLLGIKGDVASMVATDGRRMAYVKEKVANKGGVSCNSIVPAKGIQQLPRIAAQTTTPVKIKLEETHMVAKTENAIVYSQLIEGQYPNYEEAIPKEDAERLEVDAEELAGAVRRAAFLTTEERCVVKMKLQKNSLSISAQTPDIGEGVVGISVNYSGKEMEIGLNPDFLLDGLKAIGKGMVKIGLKDANTAATLRMGRDYLYVLMPIRLSEA
- the gyrB gene encoding DNA topoisomerase (ATP-hydrolyzing) subunit B, giving the protein MVQVERATHIEKYDATAIKVLGGIEAVRKRPAMYIGDVSTRGLHHLVEEVVMNSVDEAVGGFCEAINVKISADGSISIVDDGRGIPVDQHVEMKKPAVEVVMTTLHAGGKFGHGSYKVSGGLHGVGVSVVNALTEWLEVEVRRDGQVYFQRYERGNPVTPLENRGTTKRQGTKIVFKPDPEIFEDMDFKYDIIVKRLKELSFLNGGLEINVSDERTDKSESFKYQGGIKAFIEELNSGKEPIHEDIVHIEKREGDVIVEVAFQYNDSYSENIFSFVNNICTLEGGTHLSGFKGALTRTLNNAAKSLGLLKEGRPPAGEDYLEGLTAIVSLMVPDPLFEGQTKTKLGNREIQGIVETILNDRLGTYCEENPGCAKAIINKAIDSARAREAAKKARDLSRRKGALSGANLPSKLADCSTKEIDSSELFLVEGISAGGTAKQGRDRIFQAILPLKGVILNVEKARVDKMLSNEEICTLISALGTGIGTDDFKAENLRYGKIIIMTDADVDGAHIRTLLLTFFFRQMKDLIERGNIYIAQPPLYKITRKKKREYLYNDKELGDALLELGADGTKMLKDGGEEIGSQELREVIRLLVKMEEQARLMEKKGFTLDGFLKHRNPKDSSLPLYMVSLSGEEKYFYHDEEYNNFIKELQRREKDIEIIEKEDLPEGEVENGIPEATVFHESKELEKLIADLESKGFAPEDYLGGAEEKEPKFKLISDGVEVPACTLSEILRRLRELGRKGLDVQRYKGLGEMNAEELAETTMSPTTRTLLKVTIEDGYKADQIFTILVGKDVQRRREYIEHHALEVKQLDV
- a CDS encoding DUF721 domain-containing protein, which encodes MGKAKEKVMSEVLMSVVKKLKPLGDGKRQELLAAWSKTIGEEMACHTRIKGLRRGSLYVEVDSSALLQELTGMNQEELRVEMQEKLNKVRLADIKLRLAKD